In Pseudomonas sp. R76, one genomic interval encodes:
- a CDS encoding MBL fold metallo-hydrolase: protein MATISSRLDPAPAAPKTAEQEQGHFSNDAPVQHGGFGKTLRIFWNMLFNKPRSTRPVGKIPVQPLTREQLLAAPDHSVFRLGHSTVLLKMRGKFWVTDPVFAERASPFSWAGPKRFHQPPISLEDLPPLEAVILSHNHYDHLDHKAVVQLADKTRYFLAPLGVGDTLIKWGVDASKVRQMDWWEGTEVDGIRFVATPAQHFSGRGLFDGNQTLWCSWVMIDGARRIFFSGDTGYFDGFKRIGEQYGPFDLTLMETGAYNVDWPHVHMQPEQTLQAHIDLRGRWLLPIHNGTFDLAFHAWHEPFDRIMALAWERNVSITTPAMGQAFSLNQPERGHAWWLEVETQGAKEHAAG, encoded by the coding sequence ATGGCCACGATTTCAAGCCGACTCGACCCAGCGCCAGCGGCGCCCAAGACTGCCGAGCAGGAGCAAGGGCATTTCAGCAACGATGCACCGGTGCAACACGGTGGCTTCGGCAAGACGTTGCGTATTTTCTGGAACATGCTTTTTAACAAGCCTCGCAGCACGCGCCCCGTGGGTAAGATCCCGGTGCAACCGCTGACGCGCGAGCAACTGTTGGCGGCTCCCGATCACAGCGTTTTTCGCTTGGGGCATTCCACGGTACTACTGAAAATGCGCGGCAAATTCTGGGTCACCGACCCGGTGTTCGCTGAGCGCGCCTCACCCTTCAGCTGGGCCGGGCCCAAGCGCTTCCACCAGCCGCCGATCAGCCTGGAAGACCTGCCGCCGCTGGAGGCGGTGATTCTTTCGCACAATCATTACGACCATCTTGACCATAAGGCCGTGGTCCAACTGGCCGACAAAACCCGTTACTTTCTCGCGCCGCTGGGCGTGGGCGACACCCTGATCAAATGGGGCGTTGATGCCAGCAAGGTTCGGCAAATGGATTGGTGGGAAGGCACCGAGGTGGACGGCATTCGTTTTGTCGCCACACCGGCCCAGCACTTTTCCGGGCGTGGCCTGTTTGATGGCAACCAGACGCTATGGTGTTCCTGGGTGATGATCGACGGCGCACGGCGGATTTTTTTCAGCGGCGACACCGGTTATTTCGACGGCTTCAAACGTATCGGCGAACAGTACGGCCCGTTTGATCTGACGCTAATGGAAACAGGTGCTTACAACGTCGATTGGCCCCATGTGCACATGCAACCGGAGCAAACCCTGCAAGCACACATCGACCTCAGGGGCCGTTGGTTGCTGCCGATTCACAACGGCACTTTCGACTTGGCCTTCCACGCCTGGCATGAACCGTTCGACCGCATCATGGCGTTGGCCTGGGAGCGCAACGTGTCGATTACCACGCCGGCGATGGGCCAGGCGTTCAGCTTGAACCAGCCTGAGCGTGGGCATGCGTGGTGGCTGGAGGTGGAAACTCAAGGTGCCAAAGAGCACGCTGCGGGCTGA
- a CDS encoding helix-turn-helix domain-containing protein yields MSSLAMSSFVEQQIVLHQFTAKHSVQARAMLGWSREELARQAGLAVEAVQRFESQADVDDETRLALAFRLEAEGLVFFPGFTPGWGMSVRKFDSAPSEPAAQGIISRLMGSTAASIDSPTPQPNGA; encoded by the coding sequence ATGTCCTCTCTGGCAATGAGCTCTTTCGTAGAACAGCAGATCGTCCTGCATCAATTCACCGCCAAGCACAGTGTGCAGGCCCGCGCGATGCTCGGTTGGAGCCGCGAAGAACTGGCCCGACAAGCCGGGTTGGCGGTGGAGGCGGTACAGCGCTTTGAAAGCCAGGCCGATGTGGATGATGAAACCCGCTTGGCGTTGGCTTTTCGGCTGGAAGCTGAAGGGCTGGTGTTTTTCCCGGGGTTTACGCCGGGGTGGGGGATGAGTGTGCGCAAGTTTGACAGCGCCCCATCCGAGCCCGCCGCACAAGGCATCATTTCGCGGCTGATGGGCTCAACAGCGGCATCAATTGATTCACCAACGCCTCAACCGAATGGTGCGTAG
- a CDS encoding diguanylate cyclase produces MENRRGKGLSFARRIYKPRIIGLGIGCISVVGALYPLAMPGWVWALLLFNGYAWAHVAYQLSTRSQFPYQAEQRNLLYDSLLGGFWAAAAQFTPLTAVTILSMMTMNNVAAGGKRLFLRGLLAQAAGIGLAWGLFGIKFNPNVSLAQVYTCLPMLTLYPMAIGMVCYQLAIKLSEHKRALSALSRTDSLTGLLNHGSWKDLLQLKFHKCQQQQSHATIALIDIDHFKQINDTHGHIVGDAVLRQLSLELRRVLRENDLAGRYGGDEFCVILPQMPLEDAAQVMEQMRETFSNYRNPQIPELRVSLSIGLADFQASFSDAAMWLNAADRALYTAKDTGRNRVNVSDYVVAHSA; encoded by the coding sequence ATGGAAAACAGACGAGGCAAAGGGCTTTCATTTGCCAGGCGTATTTACAAGCCAAGGATCATCGGCCTGGGTATCGGTTGTATCAGTGTCGTCGGCGCCCTTTACCCTCTGGCGATGCCAGGTTGGGTCTGGGCGTTGCTGTTATTCAATGGCTATGCCTGGGCGCATGTGGCGTACCAGCTCTCCACGCGCTCGCAGTTTCCCTACCAGGCTGAACAGCGCAACCTGCTCTATGACTCGTTGCTCGGCGGGTTCTGGGCCGCAGCCGCTCAGTTCACCCCGCTCACAGCTGTGACCATCCTGTCGATGATGACCATGAATAACGTCGCGGCCGGTGGCAAGCGCCTGTTCCTGCGTGGGCTGCTGGCACAGGCCGCGGGTATCGGGTTGGCATGGGGGCTGTTCGGGATCAAGTTCAACCCCAACGTCAGCCTGGCCCAGGTCTATACCTGCCTGCCGATGCTGACGCTCTATCCGATGGCCATCGGCATGGTCTGCTATCAGCTGGCAATCAAGCTCTCGGAACACAAACGCGCCCTCAGCGCCCTGAGCCGCACCGACAGCCTGACCGGTTTGCTCAACCACGGTTCCTGGAAAGACCTGCTGCAGCTGAAATTCCACAAATGCCAACAGCAGCAAAGCCACGCGACTATTGCCCTGATTGATATCGACCACTTCAAGCAAATCAACGACACCCACGGCCATATCGTCGGGGATGCCGTGCTGCGGCAATTGAGCCTGGAATTGCGCCGAGTGTTGCGCGAGAACGACCTGGCGGGCCGTTACGGCGGCGATGAGTTCTGTGTGATTCTTCCGCAAATGCCCCTGGAAGACGCCGCACAGGTCATGGAACAGATGCGCGAAACCTTCAGCAACTATCGCAACCCGCAGATCCCTGAGCTGCGCGTAAGCCTGAGCATCGGCCTGGCCGACTTCCAGGCGTCCTTCAGCGATGCCGCAATGTGGCTCAACGCTGCGGATCGCGCGCTGTACACGGCCAAGGACACCGGTCGCAACCGGGTCAATGTCAGCGACTACGTAGTCGCCCACTCCGCCTGA
- a CDS encoding TetR/AcrR family transcriptional regulator, translating to MTAPQRLTDRKREAIVAAAIAEFRANGFEVTSMDKIAATAGVSKRTVYNHFPSKEELFAEILHQLWASSVAQLDVSYASDRPLREQLRGLLQAKMKMMSDANFLDLARVAIAATIHSPERAQDMVNRLSKREEGFTQWVRAAQEDGRLRCSDPAFAAHQIQSLLKAFAFWPQITLGQPTLDDASQASVIESAIDLFLAGYEVSAPHPQ from the coding sequence ATGACTGCTCCCCAACGCCTCACCGACCGCAAACGCGAAGCCATCGTGGCCGCCGCCATCGCCGAGTTTCGCGCGAACGGGTTCGAGGTCACCAGCATGGATAAAATCGCCGCCACGGCGGGCGTTTCCAAGCGCACGGTGTACAACCACTTCCCCAGCAAGGAAGAGTTGTTTGCCGAAATCCTCCACCAGCTGTGGGCCAGCAGCGTCGCCCAGTTGGACGTAAGCTACGCCAGTGACCGCCCACTGCGCGAGCAGTTGCGTGGCTTGCTGCAAGCAAAAATGAAGATGATGTCGGACGCCAACTTCCTCGACCTGGCCCGTGTCGCGATTGCCGCCACCATTCACTCGCCGGAACGCGCACAAGACATGGTCAACCGCCTGAGCAAGCGCGAAGAGGGTTTCACCCAATGGGTGCGCGCCGCCCAGGAAGATGGGCGCCTGCGCTGCTCCGATCCGGCCTTCGCGGCGCACCAGATTCAAAGCCTGCTCAAGGCGTTCGCCTTCTGGCCGCAAATCACTCTGGGCCAACCAACGCTTGATGACGCCAGCCAGGCCAGCGTTATCGAGTCGGCCATCGACCTGTTCCTGGCCGGCTACGAAGTCAGCGCTCCCCACCCGCAGTAA
- a CDS encoding SDR family NAD(P)-dependent oxidoreductase, with protein MTQTKGYALITGASSGIGALYADRLARQGYDLILVARNQQRLDQLATHLKADTQRDVQVVAADLNLPADLARIEQILHEDKRISLLVNNAGVGASASLLDSDADKMEAMILLNVLALTRLAKAAATSFVAQGRGTLINIGSIVAVAPKLLNGVYGGTKAFVQAFSESLEHELSDKGVRVQVVLPGATATEFWDVAGLPVNNLPGTMVMSAENLVDAALAGLAQGEKVTIPSLPDSLDWEAYEAARLALGPNLSHSSPAARYGV; from the coding sequence ATGACTCAAACCAAAGGCTATGCCCTGATCACCGGCGCCTCTTCGGGTATTGGCGCCCTTTATGCCGACCGTCTGGCTCGCCAGGGTTACGACCTGATTCTGGTGGCGCGTAACCAGCAGCGTCTGGACCAACTGGCCACGCACCTCAAAGCCGACACCCAACGGGATGTCCAAGTGGTAGCCGCCGACCTCAACCTGCCGGCCGACCTGGCACGTATCGAACAGATCCTGCACGAAGACAAGCGCATCAGCCTGCTGGTTAACAATGCCGGTGTCGGCGCCAGCGCATCCTTACTGGACTCCGACGCAGACAAGATGGAGGCGATGATTCTGCTCAACGTGCTGGCCCTGACCCGCCTGGCCAAAGCCGCCGCGACCAGTTTTGTCGCCCAGGGTCGCGGCACCCTGATCAATATCGGCTCCATCGTAGCGGTCGCGCCAAAATTGCTGAACGGCGTGTACGGTGGCACCAAGGCATTTGTGCAGGCGTTCAGCGAGTCTCTCGAACATGAACTGAGCGACAAGGGTGTGCGCGTTCAAGTGGTGCTGCCTGGGGCCACCGCCACCGAGTTCTGGGATGTCGCAGGGCTGCCGGTGAATAACCTGCCCGGAACGATGGTGATGAGCGCAGAGAATCTGGTGGATGCCGCCCTGGCTGGGCTCGCTCAAGGTGAGAAGGTCACCATCCCATCGCTGCCCGACAGCCTGGATTGGGAGGCCTACGAAGCAGCGCGCCTGGCCCTGGGCCCTAACCTGTCACATAGCAGCCCGGCGGCACGTTACGGCGTGTAG
- a CDS encoding AAA family ATPase, translating to MSYKIHILGAAGAGTTTLGKALAERLNVAYFDSDDFYWLQTPEPFTVARLRDERTRLLQEQSAGLEGWVLSGSLCGWGDAMIPQFTHVVFLRVDPHVRLHRLQLREVQRYGDRVLEGGSRHENSLAFLAWAARYDGGNHSLRSLRRHESWLKPLTCPVIRLDATHHSVEALVNQLMPLLSPSAAK from the coding sequence ATGAGCTACAAAATTCACATCCTCGGTGCGGCGGGTGCAGGCACCACCACCTTGGGCAAAGCCCTGGCCGAACGCCTCAATGTGGCTTATTTCGACTCCGACGACTTCTACTGGCTGCAAACCCCTGAGCCCTTTACCGTCGCCCGGCTGCGAGACGAACGCACTCGGCTGCTACAGGAGCAGAGTGCCGGCCTCGAAGGCTGGGTACTCTCCGGTTCTCTGTGCGGATGGGGTGACGCCATGATCCCGCAGTTCACCCACGTGGTGTTCCTGCGTGTGGACCCTCACGTTCGTCTTCACCGCCTGCAGCTGCGGGAAGTGCAACGCTATGGCGACCGGGTTCTGGAGGGCGGCAGCCGCCATGAAAACAGCCTCGCGTTTCTCGCCTGGGCGGCTCGTTACGATGGCGGCAACCATAGCCTTCGCAGTCTGCGTCGGCATGAAAGCTGGTTGAAACCGCTGACCTGCCCGGTGATTCGGTTGGACGCTACGCACCATTCGGTTGAGGCGTTGGTGAATCAATTGATGCCGCTGTTGAGCCCATCAGCCGCGAAATGA
- a CDS encoding GlxA family transcriptional regulator — protein MVSVGILLFPEFQMLNLSTSTVFEFANLEMPQPFYRVDLVSEKGGLVNSSMGFAIDTVPFGLRPYDTLLVAGDNDVLEASPGMLAYLQQAMLKSRRVTSACTGSFHLAAAGLLEGRKATTHWYHARAFRQAYPNVRLEEDRIFTVDGPLWTSAGMTACLDLALALVENDLGVEVAREVARKLVIYHRRAGGQSQFSALLEIDPKSDRVQTALAYARQHLQEELSVEQLAEVAHLSPRQFSRLFRSETGQTPAKAIERLRIEAARLMLESGDHAIDIIARETGFGDPERMRRAFLRAFGQPPQMMRRALQLQA, from the coding sequence ATGGTGTCTGTCGGTATTTTGCTGTTTCCAGAGTTTCAGATGCTCAATTTGAGCACGAGCACGGTGTTCGAATTTGCCAACCTGGAAATGCCGCAGCCCTTCTATCGGGTAGACCTGGTGTCCGAGAAGGGTGGCCTCGTCAACAGCTCCATGGGGTTTGCCATTGATACCGTGCCCTTTGGCCTGCGCCCCTACGACACGCTGTTAGTGGCGGGAGACAACGATGTGCTGGAAGCCAGTCCGGGCATGCTCGCTTACTTGCAGCAAGCCATGCTGAAATCGCGCCGTGTTACATCCGCTTGCACGGGTTCTTTCCACCTGGCAGCGGCCGGGTTGCTGGAAGGGCGTAAGGCAACCACGCACTGGTATCACGCCCGCGCCTTTCGCCAGGCCTACCCGAATGTAAGGTTGGAAGAAGACCGCATCTTCACGGTCGACGGCCCGCTCTGGACCTCCGCCGGCATGACCGCGTGCCTCGACCTGGCACTGGCCCTGGTCGAAAACGACCTGGGTGTGGAGGTAGCCCGCGAGGTGGCGCGCAAATTGGTGATCTACCATCGGCGTGCAGGCGGCCAGTCGCAGTTTTCTGCGTTGCTGGAGATCGACCCCAAATCCGACCGTGTGCAAACCGCCCTGGCCTACGCTCGCCAGCACTTGCAGGAGGAACTGTCCGTCGAGCAGTTGGCCGAGGTCGCCCACCTCAGCCCGCGCCAGTTCAGCCGACTGTTTCGCAGCGAGACCGGGCAAACCCCAGCCAAGGCCATCGAACGCCTGCGCATTGAAGCGGCGCGGCTGATGCTTGAATCCGGCGACCACGCCATCGACATCATCGCCCGAGAAACCGGCTTTGGTGACCCCGAGCGTATGCGCCGCGCCTTCCTGCGTGCCTTCGGCCAACCGCCACAAATGATGCGCCGCGCGCTGCAATTGCAAGCCTGA